In Humulus lupulus chromosome 6, drHumLupu1.1, whole genome shotgun sequence, a single genomic region encodes these proteins:
- the LOC133783285 gene encoding putative disease resistance RPP13-like protein 1 isoform X4 — protein sequence MADLLVGGALLSGFINVLFDRLASKEVLNFIRGKKVIPKLLKEMEITLMSANVLLNDAEDKQLGDNNVKKWLEDLKEVLYKADHMVDKINTKALQLRMEKDERKRAKSKFTNLIPNMFSSFDNAVKSELADILGSLNHLLAQTKFLGLKKVDQRTTLHRLPAPLLEDSEVFGRDDDKEAIIKILLCDDVGEHKISVIPIVGMGGLGKTTLAQLVYNDSNVQEHFDLKAWVTVSEEFDVFKITKLILETITSSGCGITDLYQLQNELKKVLTGKKFLFVHDDVWNEKYELWDSLKSSFQSGALGSKIIVTTRSNAVAMKMKTGNVQPYELKEISNDDCWKLFAKHVIDNTGIDDLRQDLQEIGKQIIEKCKGHPLAVKSMAGLLRSMSTCEEWTHVLQSGVWELPNSRDIGIVPALWLSYRYLPPHLKPCFSFLSIFPKDYKFSKYDREKLILLWMAQGLLQPQGGNRIEDVGEDYLNALISRSFFQRSGPNQFDLSMHDLIHDLAIYVSGECSFNYDNCQDLHKLTKNTHHFSFMKGENDMRKFENLSRLKYLRSMLAFPLSSTYKIESTFGMVLKVGGCLRVLSLHGYYVRELPDSIGYLKHLRYLEVSCPFVTELPTSICVLYNLETLLLEDCSRLTQLPTNFSKLIKLRHLRIGGTSLKEMPPRICNMINLQTLSGFVLRENGGSRIKELGNLENLHGSLCISGLEYIRDVSDVLEGNLKSKKYLTELILNWKGDVDDSARAKEVLDALQPHVKLKRLTIKGYSGTSLPNWVTHPSYCNLESVYLRNCKYCCVSLQSFQQLSSLKDLRIMKSPHVRDDFHDKGEIFPCLEEFELERCQKLEIIECGGVVDSFPEEWLLPPTLRILSIKFCSNLKVLNGKSFQHLTSLQELNLHYLEKLECLPNEGLPQTLTSLDIDGCDLLISQKGVW from the exons ATGGCGGACTTACTGGTGGGAGGAGCTCTTCTCTCTGGTTTCATCAATGTCCTCTTTGATAGACTAGCTTCTAAAGAGGTCCTCAACTTCATTAGAGGAAAGAAAGTTATTCCTAAGTTGCTTAAAGAGATGGAGATTACATTGATGTCTGCTAATGTACTGCTGAACGATGCCGAGGACAAGCAACTTGGAGACAacaatgtgaagaagtggcttGAAGATCTTAAAGAAGTACTTTATAAAGCTGATCACATGGTGGACAAGATCAACACTAAAGCTTTGCAACTCAGGATGGAGAAAGATGAACGCAAAAGGGCAAAAAGTAAGTTCACAAACCTTATTCCAAACATGTTTAGTTCATTTGACAATGCTGTGAAATCTGAATTAGCAGATATCCTCGGTTCATTGAACCATCTTTTAGCTCAGACAAAATTCCTTGGTTTGAAAAAAGTTGACCAAAGAACAACATTACATAGATTACCTGCTCCTTTGCTGGAAGATTCAGAGGTTTTTGGAAGAGATGATGATAAGGAGGCTATCATTAAGATATTGTTGTGTGACGATGTTGGAGAACATAAGATATCTGTTATTCCAATAGTAGGGATGGGTGGTCTTGGCAAAACTACTCTTGCTCAGCTTGTTTACAATGATAGCAATGTCCAAGAACATTTTGACTTGAAAGCTTGGGTCACAGTTTCAGAAGAATTTGATGTTTTTAAAATAACTAAACTTATTTTGGAGACAATCACTTCTAGTGGGTGTGGAATTACAGATCTATATCAACTTCAGAATGAATTGAAGAAGGTTTTGACTGGGAAGAAATTTCTTTTTGTTCATGATGATGTTTGGAACGAAAAATATGAGTTGTGGGACTCTTTGAAAAGTTCGTTTCAATCTGGCGCACTTGGAAGTAAAATTATTGTGACCACGCGTAGTAATGCTGTTGCAATGAAGATGAAGACCGGAAATGTTCAACCATACGAACTTAAAGAAATATCTAATGATGATTGTTGGAAGCTGTTTGCAAAACATGTCATTGATAATACAGGCATAGATGATTTACGTCAAGACTTGCAAGAAATTGGAAAGCAAATTATTGAAAAGTGCAAGGGCCATCCTTTAGCTGTAAAATCAATGGCTGGTCTATTACGATCTATGTCAACTTGCGAGGAGTGGACACATGTATTGCAAAGTGGTGTATGGGAATTGCCCAACTCTCGCGACATTGGAATTGTTCCAGCTTTGTGGTTAAGCTATCGATATTTGCCTCCGCATTTGAAGCCATGTTTTTCTTTTCTCTCCATATTTCCCAAAGATTATAAATTTTCGAAATATGATAGAGAAAAACTAATCTTATTATGGATGGCACAAGGACTTTTGCAACCTCAAGGAGGAAACAGAATTGAAGATGTTGGAGAAGACTACTTGAATGCTCTAATATCAAGATCATTTTTTCAAAGATCCGGACCTAATCAATTTGATCTTTCTATGCACGATCTTATACATGATCTAGCTATATATGTATCAGGTGAGTGTAGTTTTAACTATGATAATTGTCAAGACTTGCATAAACTTACGaaaaatactcaccatttttcaTTTATGAAAGGCGAGAATGACATGAGAAAATTTGAGAACTTATCTAGACTGAAGTATTTGCGTAGCATGTTAGCTTTCCCATTGTCATCTACTTATAAGATAGAATCAACATTTGGAATGGTGctaaaggttggaggatgcttaAGAGTTCTTTCTTTACACGGTTATTATGTCAGAGAGTTGCCTGATTCAATTGGCTATTTAAAGCATCTGAGGTATTTGGAAGTATCTTGCCCATTTGTCACAGAATTACCAACTTCAATTTGTGTGTTGTACAATTTGGAAACACTATTGTTGGAAGATTGCAGTAGACTCACGCAATTGCCTACCAACTTTTCTAAGCTAATCAAGTTGCGTCATCTTAGGATCGGAGGCACATCTTTGAAAGAGATGCCACCTAGGATTTGCAATATGATAAATCTCCAAACTTTAAGTGGTTTTGTTTTGCGTGAAAATGGTGGATCAAGGATCAAAGAGTTGGGTAACTTGGAGAATTTGCATGGAAGCTTGTGTATTTCAGGCCTTGAGTATATTAGGGATGTGAGTGATGTTTTGGAAGGCAACTTGAAGAGCAAAAAGTATCTTACTGAGCTTATTTTGAATTGGAAAGGTGATGTTGATGATTCAGCTAGAGCAAAGGAAGTACTTGATGCACTCCAACCACACGTAAAGTTGAAGAGACTCACAATTAAAGGTTACAGTGGTACAAGCTTGCCAAATTGGGTAACACATCCATCGTATTGTAACTTGGAAAGTGTTTATCTAAGAAACTGTAAATATTGTTGTGTGTCACTGCAATCGTTTCAGCAGCTAAGTTCACTCAAAGATCTTAGGATTATGAAGAGTCCTCATGTCCGTGATGATTTTCACG ATAAGGGTGAGATTTTCCCCTGTTTAGAGGAGTTTGAGTTAGAAAGATGTCAAAAG TTAGAAATTATAGAATGTGGTGGAGTGGTAGATTCTTTTCCAGAGGAGTGGTTGCTTCCACCAACTTTAAGAATTCTCTCAATCAAATTTTGTTCGAACCTTAAAGTTCTAAATGGAAAAAGCTTTCAGCACCTAACCTCTCTTCAAGAATTGAATCTTCATTACTTGGAAAAATTAGAGTGCTTACCAAATGAAGGACTGCCCCAGACTCTTACTTCTCTGGATATTGATGGTTGTGATTTGCTAATTTCTCAAAAG GGTGTTTGGTAG